The Pedobacter roseus genome contains a region encoding:
- the rhaT gene encoding L-rhamnose/proton symporter RhaT → MQAILGVIFHFFGGFASGSFYIPYKKVKGWAWESYWIVGGIFSWLIVPPLAAFLTVPNFGAIISSTNGGILWLTYFFGILWGIGGLTYGLGVRYLGVSLGSSIILGLCMVLGSILPSIYFDFFPQAGKDTFSMFLHTDWGRMVLLGLLVCVFGIIICGKAGMMKEKEMKTGVTDPHGMEVKTEFKFGLGLFVGIVSGVLSACFNFGIEAGKPMADAANAIWKAANPAENGNFLFQNNVTYIIVLWGGLTTNFIWCMVLNARNKTFGDYTNAKTPLLKNYIFSALAGTTWFLQFFFYGMGESKMGNGASSWILHMAFIILIANVWGLVLKEWKGVSKKTLFTVLAGILTIIVSVLIVGYGNSIKG, encoded by the coding sequence ATGCAAGCAATTTTAGGTGTAATTTTTCATTTCTTCGGTGGTTTCGCTTCCGGAAGTTTCTACATTCCATACAAAAAAGTTAAAGGCTGGGCCTGGGAAAGCTATTGGATTGTTGGTGGGATATTCTCCTGGTTAATTGTTCCGCCCCTTGCTGCTTTTTTAACCGTTCCTAATTTTGGTGCCATTATCAGCAGTACCAATGGTGGTATTTTATGGCTTACCTATTTCTTTGGTATCCTTTGGGGCATTGGTGGTTTAACCTACGGTTTAGGTGTTCGTTACCTGGGTGTATCATTGGGTAGCAGTATCATTTTAGGACTGTGTATGGTATTGGGATCAATCCTGCCATCCATTTATTTCGATTTTTTTCCTCAGGCAGGTAAAGATACTTTTAGCATGTTTTTGCACACCGATTGGGGCCGCATGGTATTACTGGGGCTTCTGGTATGCGTTTTTGGGATTATCATCTGTGGTAAAGCAGGTATGATGAAAGAAAAGGAAATGAAAACTGGTGTTACTGACCCACATGGAATGGAGGTAAAAACAGAATTCAAATTCGGTCTTGGGTTGTTTGTGGGGATTGTTTCGGGCGTATTAAGTGCCTGTTTCAATTTTGGTATCGAAGCCGGAAAACCTATGGCCGATGCTGCAAACGCCATCTGGAAAGCTGCAAATCCTGCAGAAAATGGAAATTTCCTATTCCAGAATAACGTTACCTATATCATTGTACTTTGGGGTGGTTTAACTACCAATTTTATCTGGTGTATGGTGCTTAATGCACGCAATAAAACATTTGGCGATTATACCAATGCAAAAACGCCACTGTTAAAAAACTATATTTTTTCTGCACTGGCAGGTACCACCTGGTTTTTGCAGTTCTTTTTTTATGGTATGGGTGAAAGTAAAATGGGCAACGGTGCCAGTTCGTGGATCTTACACATGGCTTTTATCATTTTGATCGCCAATGTATGGGGGCTTGTTTTAAAAGAGTGGAAAGGGGTATCCAAAAAGACCTTATTTACTGTTTTGGCGGGTATTCTAACCATCATCGTTTCGGTACTCATTGTAGGTTATGGTAATTCAATAAAAGGTTAA
- a CDS encoding bifunctional aldolase/short-chain dehydrogenase, which translates to MSIDTKSYKHVSYLWDEEEAAKLAGDEVALLIYRSNLLGADLRLTNYGGGNTSCKVLEKDPLTGLETEVMWVKGSGGDLGTLKKSGLAALYVDRLRSLKNIYRGVEHEDEMVELFNHCIFDLSSKAPSIDTPLHGFLPFAHIDHLHPDAAIAIAAAKDGKKITEELFGGTIGWVEWKKPGFELGLQLKQCLDENPGIRGIMLGSHGLFTWGDTAYESYLNTLEVIEICSDYLNQNYGKKGPVFGGQKIESAAADQRKKQAAAIAPVLRGLCSSKQHMIGHFTDDSRVLEFINSNDLDRLAPMGTSCPDHFLRTKISPLVLTLESNADLSDVKALKETLAPAFEDYRAMYTAYYEACKHPNSPAIRDTNPVVILYPGIGMFTFSKDKQTARVAAEFYINAINVMKGAEAVSEYTSLPHQEAFNIEYWLLEEAKLQRMPKPKPLTGKIALITGSAGGIGKAIAKKFVAEGGVVILNDMNAERLEEAGKEFAGQFGKDSYSTAILNVTSEADIKAAFDSAALAFGGVDIVVNNAGLSISKTIADHTEKDWDLLYDVLVKGQFFITQAATNTMQKQDIGGDIINIVSKNALVSGPNNAGYGSAKAAQLHLSRLNAAELGADNIRVNVVNPDAVISDSNIWAGGWAEGRAKAYGVTVAELPAYYAKRTLLNQIILPDDIANACFAFVGGLLHKSTGNVLNVDGGVAMAFVR; encoded by the coding sequence ATGTCAATCGATACGAAAAGTTATAAGCACGTAAGCTATCTATGGGATGAAGAGGAAGCCGCAAAACTGGCTGGTGATGAAGTAGCCCTCTTAATTTATCGCTCTAATTTATTGGGTGCAGATTTACGCTTAACCAATTATGGAGGTGGCAATACCTCGTGCAAAGTATTGGAAAAAGATCCGCTTACCGGTTTGGAAACCGAAGTAATGTGGGTAAAAGGTTCGGGTGGCGATTTAGGCACCTTAAAGAAAAGTGGACTTGCTGCATTATATGTTGACCGTTTACGTAGTCTGAAAAATATTTACCGTGGAGTAGAGCATGAAGATGAAATGGTTGAACTCTTTAACCACTGCATTTTCGATTTAAGCTCTAAAGCACCATCAATTGATACGCCTTTACATGGTTTCCTGCCATTTGCGCATATCGATCACCTGCACCCTGATGCGGCGATTGCCATTGCTGCGGCTAAAGACGGTAAAAAAATTACCGAAGAGTTATTCGGAGGTACAATCGGCTGGGTGGAATGGAAAAAACCAGGTTTCGAACTTGGACTTCAGTTAAAACAGTGTTTAGATGAAAATCCGGGCATCCGTGGCATTATGCTGGGTTCGCATGGTTTGTTTACCTGGGGCGATACCGCTTACGAAAGTTACCTGAACACTTTAGAAGTAATCGAAATCTGTTCTGATTACCTGAACCAGAATTATGGTAAAAAAGGTCCGGTTTTTGGCGGACAGAAAATAGAAAGTGCAGCTGCAGATCAGCGTAAAAAACAAGCCGCTGCAATAGCACCTGTTTTACGTGGTTTATGTTCTTCTAAACAACACATGATCGGTCATTTTACCGATGATAGCCGTGTATTGGAATTTATCAATTCTAACGATCTCGATCGCCTTGCGCCAATGGGAACGAGCTGTCCTGATCACTTTTTAAGAACTAAAATCAGTCCGCTGGTTTTAACACTAGAAAGTAATGCCGATTTATCAGATGTTAAAGCGCTAAAAGAAACTTTAGCACCAGCCTTTGAAGATTATAGGGCAATGTACACCGCTTATTACGAAGCTTGTAAACATCCAAATAGTCCGGCTATCCGTGATACCAACCCAGTGGTGATTTTGTATCCTGGTATCGGTATGTTTACTTTCTCTAAAGATAAGCAAACGGCAAGGGTTGCAGCAGAATTCTACATCAATGCCATTAATGTAATGAAAGGCGCTGAAGCGGTTTCTGAATATACTTCATTACCTCACCAGGAAGCGTTTAACATCGAATATTGGTTATTGGAAGAAGCGAAATTACAACGTATGCCTAAACCAAAACCATTAACTGGTAAAATTGCCCTGATTACAGGCAGCGCCGGTGGTATCGGTAAAGCAATTGCCAAAAAGTTTGTTGCCGAAGGCGGTGTGGTGATTTTAAACGACATGAACGCCGAGCGTTTGGAAGAAGCAGGCAAAGAATTTGCAGGTCAGTTTGGTAAAGATTCTTACAGTACCGCTATTTTGAATGTAACCAGCGAAGCAGATATTAAAGCCGCTTTCGATTCGGCTGCCCTGGCTTTTGGCGGGGTAGATATCGTGGTAAACAATGCAGGTTTATCAATCTCTAAAACCATTGCCGATCATACCGAAAAGGATTGGGATTTATTATATGATGTTTTGGTAAAAGGTCAGTTTTTTATTACCCAGGCTGCAACAAATACGATGCAAAAGCAGGATATTGGTGGCGATATCATTAATATTGTAAGTAAGAATGCCCTGGTAAGCGGACCAAATAATGCTGGTTATGGCAGTGCAAAAGCGGCTCAGTTACATTTAAGCAGATTAAACGCTGCCGAACTGGGTGCCGATAATATCCGTGTAAACGTAGTTAATCCAGATGCGGTAATCAGCGATAGCAATATCTGGGCAGGCGGATGGGCCGAAGGCCGTGCAAAAGCTTACGGCGTTACTGTTGCAGAGTTACCGGCTTATTACGCAAAACGTACTTTGTTGAACCAGATCATATTACCAGATGATATTGCCAATGCCTGTTTCGCCTTTGTGGGTGGCTTGTTGCACAAATCAACCGGAAATGTTTTAAATGTTGACGGCGGAGTAGCCATGGCATTTGTAAGATAA
- a CDS encoding sugar isomerase — translation MNIEQNQIEKHNDSLLTSHQRKLAFLKEDWSHVDLESVIKKLVDFQIAIPSWALGTGGTRFGRFAITGGEPRTIEEKIEDVGLLHALNGASGAISLHIPWDIPQNAEALKTLASSYGLKFDAMNSNTFQDQKGSAHSYKFGSLQNVNKDIRKQAIEHNIEVIKHGIALGSDALTVWLADGSCFPGQLNFRKAFENTLQSLQEIYSALPENWKIFVEYKAFEPNFYSTTVGDWGQSLLYASKLGKKAYTLVDLGHHLPNANIEQIVALLLMEGKLGGFHFNDSKYGDDDLTAGSIKPYQLFLIFNELVEGMDAKGMNHAKDLGWMIDASHNVKDPLEDLLQSVEAIMIAYAQALLVDRKALNEAQDNNDVAKAQEILQHTFRSDLRALVAEARLRAGAALSPIALYRGLEVRNNLVNHRGNTVATGL, via the coding sequence ATGAATATCGAGCAGAACCAAATAGAAAAACATAACGACTCCCTTTTAACTTCACATCAACGCAAACTTGCTTTTTTAAAAGAAGATTGGTCACACGTTGATCTGGAAAGCGTAATCAAGAAACTGGTCGATTTTCAGATTGCTATTCCAAGCTGGGCATTGGGCACTGGCGGTACACGTTTTGGCCGTTTTGCCATTACCGGTGGTGAGCCACGTACCATTGAAGAAAAAATTGAAGATGTAGGTTTATTGCATGCCCTTAATGGTGCAAGTGGTGCCATTTCGCTGCACATTCCATGGGACATCCCTCAAAATGCAGAAGCTTTAAAAACTTTAGCCTCCAGCTATGGTTTAAAGTTCGATGCCATGAACTCCAATACCTTTCAGGATCAGAAAGGATCAGCGCATAGCTATAAATTCGGTTCATTGCAGAATGTAAATAAAGACATCCGCAAACAAGCCATTGAGCATAACATCGAAGTAATTAAACACGGTATTGCATTGGGATCGGATGCTTTAACGGTATGGCTTGCCGATGGTTCTTGTTTCCCAGGTCAGCTTAATTTCCGTAAAGCTTTCGAAAATACTTTACAGAGTTTGCAGGAAATTTATTCAGCCTTGCCTGAAAACTGGAAAATATTTGTGGAGTACAAAGCCTTCGAACCTAATTTTTATTCAACTACGGTTGGCGATTGGGGACAATCGTTATTGTACGCGAGCAAATTGGGTAAAAAAGCTTATACTTTAGTTGATTTAGGTCACCACTTACCAAATGCAAACATTGAGCAGATTGTAGCTTTATTGCTAATGGAAGGAAAATTAGGTGGTTTCCACTTCAACGATTCTAAATATGGCGATGATGATTTAACTGCAGGAAGCATCAAGCCTTACCAGTTGTTCCTGATCTTTAACGAGCTGGTAGAAGGAATGGATGCAAAAGGCATGAACCACGCAAAAGATTTAGGCTGGATGATCGACGCTTCACACAATGTGAAAGATCCTTTAGAGGATTTATTACAATCCGTTGAAGCGATAATGATTGCTTATGCACAAGCTTTATTAGTGGATAGAAAAGCCTTGAACGAAGCACAAGACAATAATGATGTAGCCAAAGCACAGGAGATTTTACAACATACTTTCCGTAGCGATTTAAGGGCTTTAGTAGCTGAGGCCAGGTTAAGAGCAGGTGCTGCTTTATCACCGATCGCTTTATACCGCGGTTTAGAAGTAAGAAATAATTTAGTTAATCACCGCGGAAATACTGTTGCCACAGGTTTATAA
- a CDS encoding FGGY-family carbohydrate kinase: MPKPVIAIFDVGKTNKKLFLIDENYQIVYERSARFVETVDEDGEPCENLESLRSSVYDSLHQVLQLKEFDVKAINFSTYGASFVYLDENGEPLTPLYNYLKEYPEELKKAFYAKYGGEEKISLETASPILGSLNSGMQLYRLKNEKPEIFQKVKWALHLPQYLSYLISGKAVADITSIGCHTQLWDFNKNKYHDWVLAEKIGEKFGEFTPADSSLTTNFEGNTLNVGVGLHDSSAALIPYLANFNTPFVLISTGTWCISLNPFNQQPLTAEELKQDCLCYMHYKGKAVKASRIFAGYEHEVQLKRIAEHFDRAAYLFKHLKFNPSMILKLANKIPENQQEQQGFSASSAFPDRDLNIFQTAEEAYHQLIFDLIKQQIYSLKLILNAGVRRIFVDGGFGKNAIYMHLLATSIPDIEVYASSVSQATAIGTALAINDAWNENPAPTDMIQLKYYSAIQRSLDF, encoded by the coding sequence ATGCCAAAACCTGTTATTGCCATATTTGATGTTGGGAAAACGAATAAAAAACTCTTTCTGATAGATGAAAACTACCAGATTGTTTACGAACGTTCTGCGCGTTTTGTAGAAACGGTTGATGAAGATGGCGAGCCTTGCGAAAACCTCGAAAGCCTGCGTTCTTCAGTTTACGATTCCCTGCATCAGGTTTTGCAGTTAAAAGAATTTGATGTTAAAGCCATTAATTTTTCTACTTATGGTGCCAGCTTTGTGTACCTGGATGAAAATGGGGAGCCTTTAACACCACTTTATAATTATTTAAAAGAATATCCGGAGGAGCTTAAAAAAGCTTTTTATGCGAAATACGGAGGTGAGGAGAAGATTTCATTGGAAACGGCCTCACCAATTTTGGGCAGTTTAAATTCGGGCATGCAACTCTACCGCCTGAAAAATGAAAAACCCGAAATATTCCAAAAGGTAAAATGGGCCTTACATTTGCCACAATATTTAAGCTATTTAATCTCAGGTAAAGCAGTGGCCGATATTACCAGTATTGGCTGTCATACCCAGCTTTGGGATTTCAATAAAAACAAATACCACGATTGGGTTTTGGCAGAAAAAATAGGGGAGAAATTTGGTGAGTTTACCCCGGCAGATTCAAGCTTAACCACCAATTTTGAAGGGAACACGTTAAACGTAGGTGTTGGACTGCACGATAGTTCTGCGGCACTAATCCCTTACCTGGCGAACTTTAATACCCCATTTGTGCTTATTTCTACCGGTACCTGGTGCATCAGTTTAAACCCATTTAACCAGCAGCCCTTAACTGCCGAAGAGCTTAAACAGGATTGTTTGTGTTACATGCATTATAAAGGCAAGGCTGTTAAGGCTTCACGCATTTTTGCAGGTTACGAGCATGAAGTACAGCTTAAACGAATCGCCGAACATTTCGATCGCGCAGCTTACCTGTTTAAACACCTGAAGTTTAATCCATCAATGATTTTGAAACTGGCGAATAAAATCCCCGAAAATCAACAGGAACAGCAGGGTTTTTCTGCAAGTTCGGCTTTTCCGGACCGCGACCTGAATATCTTTCAAACTGCTGAAGAAGCCTATCACCAATTGATCTTCGACCTGATCAAGCAGCAGATTTATTCATTAAAATTGATTTTAAATGCTGGTGTGAGACGAATTTTTGTGGACGGTGGTTTTGGTAAAAATGCCATTTATATGCATCTGCTGGCTACTTCAATTCCCGATATTGAGGTTTATGCGTCATCTGTTTCGCAGGCTACAGCCATTGGTACCGCACTGGCCATAAATGATGCCTGGAATGAAAATCCGGCGCCAACGGACATGATCCAGTTAAAATATTATTCTGCCATTCAGCGTAGCTTAGATTTTTAG
- a CDS encoding GntR family transcriptional regulator has protein sequence MKPEDLIPYIKVDEYSSTPKYKQLTNAILAAIESGKLLKNSLLPSINELSFSLEMSRDTAEKGYRNLRKLGVVDSVPGKGYFIVNTDFSRKLKVCLLFNKLSTHKKIIYDSFTKTIGERAAIDFYIYNNDFALFKKMIVAKRDDYSHFVIIPHFLEGGENAHEIINTIPKEKLVILDKLLPGITGDYAAAYENFAQDIYAALEQALDRLSHYRTLKIIFPKNSYFPHEILTGFYRFCQQYAFDHKVIHNIKDEEISPGEVYINLMEDDLVMLIERLIAQKLKIGVDVGVISYNETPLKRIILDGITTISTDFSKLGAQAAEFVLNGKTEKIEVPFYLNLRKSL, from the coding sequence TTGAAACCAGAAGATTTAATCCCCTACATAAAAGTTGATGAGTATTCATCAACGCCAAAATACAAGCAGTTAACCAATGCAATTTTGGCCGCTATTGAAAGTGGTAAACTTCTTAAAAATAGTTTGTTGCCATCCATAAACGAGTTGAGTTTCAGTTTGGAAATGTCGAGGGATACCGCCGAAAAAGGTTACCGTAACCTTCGGAAACTGGGGGTGGTTGATTCTGTACCTGGTAAGGGTTATTTTATCGTAAATACCGATTTTTCGAGAAAATTAAAGGTCTGTTTGCTTTTTAATAAGCTCAGTACACACAAAAAAATCATTTACGATTCCTTTACCAAAACCATCGGCGAACGTGCGGCGATAGATTTTTATATCTACAACAATGATTTTGCGCTGTTCAAGAAGATGATAGTGGCCAAACGTGATGATTATTCGCACTTTGTGATCATTCCACACTTTTTAGAAGGGGGCGAAAATGCCCACGAAATTATCAATACCATTCCAAAAGAGAAACTGGTGATCCTTGATAAATTGCTGCCCGGGATTACAGGAGATTATGCTGCGGCGTATGAAAATTTCGCACAGGACATTTATGCGGCCCTGGAACAGGCTTTAGACCGGCTTTCTCATTACCGTACCCTAAAAATTATCTTTCCAAAAAATAGTTATTTCCCACACGAGATATTAACGGGTTTTTACAGGTTTTGCCAGCAGTATGCTTTCGACCATAAAGTGATCCACAATATCAAAGATGAAGAAATTAGTCCTGGTGAAGTGTATATTAACCTGATGGAAGACGATCTGGTGATGCTGATTGAACGTTTAATTGCTCAAAAACTTAAAATTGGTGTAGATGTTGGCGTAATATCTTATAATGAAACCCCGTTGAAAAGAATTATTTTAGATGGAATAACGACTATTTCTACTGATTTTAGCAAACTAGGTGCACAGGCAGCGGAGTTTGTTCTCAATGGAAAAACCGAAAAAATCGAAGTTCCTTTCTATTTGAACTTGCGTAAATCGTTGTAA
- a CDS encoding type II toxin-antitoxin system RelE/ParE family toxin, with the protein MDFYEKLKPNVKKKFNWTLQLIATLEKIPEKYFKHITGSTGLFEIRVEVGSDIFRVFSFFDKGQLIILVNGFQKKSQKTPKNEIELAEKLKKKYFDGKEKE; encoded by the coding sequence TTGGATTTTTACGAAAAGCTTAAGCCTAACGTAAAGAAAAAATTCAATTGGACATTACAACTAATCGCTACGCTTGAAAAAATCCCTGAAAAATATTTTAAGCACATTACAGGATCTACAGGGCTTTTTGAGATTAGGGTTGAAGTTGGTTCTGATATTTTCAGGGTGTTTAGTTTTTTCGATAAAGGTCAACTGATCATCCTGGTAAATGGATTTCAGAAGAAAAGCCAAAAAACTCCAAAAAATGAAATCGAATTAGCGGAGAAACTTAAAAAGAAATATTTCGATGGAAAAGAAAAAGAATAA
- a CDS encoding helix-turn-helix domain-containing protein yields MEKKKNKLTSFAVHLDTEYGKRGTESRENYEQEFESFKLGAMLQELRKEKGMTQEQLAEKCGTTKTYISRIENNASDIRLSTLMRIIKVGLGGHLNLNVSL; encoded by the coding sequence ATGGAAAAGAAAAAGAATAAATTGACATCATTTGCCGTTCATTTGGATACCGAATACGGTAAGCGAGGTACAGAAAGTAGAGAAAATTACGAACAGGAATTTGAGAGTTTTAAACTCGGTGCAATGCTACAAGAACTCCGGAAAGAAAAAGGCATGACACAAGAGCAACTTGCCGAAAAATGCGGTACTACAAAAACCTACATTTCTAGAATTGAGAATAATGCAAGCGATATTAGACTTTCAACTTTAATGAGGATTATTAAAGTTGGGTTAGGTGGCCACTTAAACCTAAACGTGAGTTTATAA